CTGAAGCTCTGCGCTCAAGTTGCGTTTAGGCCTCGGATAGCAGACTGACTggagctagcgagggtcccaacCCATAACCGTTGTCTTCACCGCGTCGCCTCAGGTGAAACCGCTTATTCAGCAGTACACTGAACTTCAGGTCGATTTCACCCAACCTATCTAGCAATTTTTAGATAATCAAGTAGGGAATTGCAGAAAGTTCGCCTCGTTCGTAATTTCCTGCTCCATCATCATTGACTACGGTACCTGCAGGGCGGTTGCACCACTTGTCCTTTTATGGTTACTGTCAAGCGTTAGCGACGGTTGTGCTAAGGCTCCCTTAGCTGCTCCAACCCCTCTTCCCTATCCGCTCAACTTCGTATTGCAGTCGTATCCGTATTCCTTtgttctggaaaagaagaattaacCAAGTAAAACTTATGAGAAGCTCAATAACCCTCCATTAAGCCCTCGATATCTTTGGAGATGATGTAGTCGAGGTTATCGTGAATTTCACGGCACTTCACTGTGTCTGGATGCCATCGGTCCTCTTCatgtcttctttctttcgttttttttaaagatattttatGAGTACATAGATGGTAACACGTACGTGTAGAAATTAACTCCTCATTTGCTCGTCttgcaaagtttttttatgtttactATGCCCtgtatttacttatttgtttatttcatttgttcatttttatttttgttttatttcttccttatttttttttgtgttacaTCGCTTTTCTGCTCTTGGGATGGAAGCTCTGCCTGCCCTCTTCGATCTCAGTCTGTAACGCTGACTTCAGAACTCTTCACTTTTCCCGTACAGAAATCAATGTTTACTTTGTGACGAGGCGTAAgctgttcgttttttttatggatttggATTTCTCCCCTCAACTTTCGCGAGATAGATTATTCGTTAATTTTGTAtgctaaaaaaataagcatatAATAACAATGTGTTATTTATGTAcctattatttacttatacttatgattattattattatttgttattcatttatatttatttattctaatgTTATTTAATTATGCcatttgtgtttgtgtttgccCACGTGACGCCAATGTTCGACTGGAAGATGTGTGAGTGTAATGGGAGCACATGTgttgaacagaaaaacagcTCGAGTTGGTGCGGATGCGTCGCGACCGATCGCATAAACATAAGGTCGATTGTATGCATTTCGATCCCTCCCACCCTAGTATGGCATAAGTTCTCTCTGAACGTTAATTTATACTCGCGTCCAAGCAAAAATCTccaaatatttattaaatatttaaacATTTTAACTATTTATACAAGACAAATGTACAGATAAACAATACTAATACCAGTGACAACTatctaaacaaaaaagttgtttattATTGGTTTTTGCTCGTCACCATCCTCTTCGATGGTCCAATTCCCGAGCTTTCGATCGCAAATGTAGACATTTGTTTGTGGATGACACAAAAATATGCAATCATTTGACATTCTAACCTCTTGACCAATTGGCAGGAATCGATCCGCTATGAAACAGCCTGAAATTCAGTTATGGCTCACAACTTTGTTAAACACAGGTCATGATGAAAAATTGACATAACTTCAGTCTACTTCTTAAACAAGagctaaaaaaatccaaaaggtCCTAACGCTATCTCTTCTGCTGGTGGGCAGAAACGGCGCGTATGCCTGCTCGCGTAGACGTGGGGCGTtataaggtgcctcgtagtCCGAAACGTGCGGTAAGAACGTTTCTCATATGGTTTTTTTCCGCATAATCAAGGAGAATTGATGTTATTGCGCTCATGTCTACATCTTACTTGAACTGCAATTCTAATCCCATCTATTCGTGTAGATATACTAATGCTATGGTGTTGTTCTTCTGCAGAGTTCTCGGtttgggaaaaggatctcgcgtgaggatttctcactttctttAGTACGAAAATGGCTTGTTAACCCATTACACAACGCGCTATGAAGAGCCAAACATTCTGTATAAAACTTTGGGCGtaaaattctagtgagctctgatgtttcttgtttctgttttatggcacacctatgggttttttttttcaaataaatagatgaacaCTCTCAACTTAGTGGTATGCTGCATTAAAGATGACTttttcgctaaaaaaaaagatcaggaaaaaataagtatgAACGTACCCATCTTCTTCAAATGTCCATACATACATGACATCTTCGCCGCTCTGCTATCATCAGTCCAATTTGAGAGATGAGCGTACGTCTGATTGTCCATTTTACAtgacatttctggaaaatttcttgtGTACGCCACCGATGTGCCTTGGACATGTGGGGTGGATTCGAGTAGAAAACGGTTTACCGTCACGTTCTACAGATAACAGCTCTAGATTCCCGTCGTCATCTTGCGTGCATTTGAAATACTTCCCAGCATTCAATTCTATGATGTCGTCGAAGCGAAGTCCAACGTTACCAATTGCGcatcctgaaaattttgtgGAGACATTTTCTGTCTGGAGAAAGAGCAATGTTTTCGGAGAAATTAAAAGCACTGGGAAGATTAAACTTGTGAAAAAACACTGCCAGTGTCAGTGACCGGTtatacaaatttaaaaatcttgaaaacaTTCTAAACTTAATTCGATCCTTCATTCAGGCGAAAATTTGGGCTAAAATCAACTTGGTATAACTAGTAATTAACTAACCAATCACATTACTTTCGTAGTAGCTGAAGTGGGGTCGGAAACATTCCATCAGTCGACCAGACAGCTGCGTAGCATTCTCGTTCCATTTTACTTTAGTGAATTTCTGTAAGAAGCTTCTTCTCTTGTTGTTATAGGGATCCAGATAGAGGAGATACACAGAATATTCCAGGATATCGCATCACACAGTAACCTCAGCCGGATTCAAATGGAATCAGCCATTCAATCAACAAAACGGATATGTAAGATTGCAGGTATGGATTGAGAGCAGAGAATGAAACACTCATATTTTTCCTACACTCgctattattttcttcctcttttttttttgctatctcGCTGAAATGTTGTGTTGTAAAGGTTATTCACTAAACCCGGCTGatttgaaaggaaagaaggtTTCTTGTTACACGAAATGTCGGCCATCAAATCTCGTTAACGTACCACCTTTTTCTCGAATGTCTTCAAATTCTTgggttttcaaaaattggcaTATTAGAATTATCAGCTATCAGAAGAGAATAGTAAAAAGAAAGTATGCTAAGAATGATTTGAATAGGAATAAGAATGATTTGAATGGTCAATGAACAAGGAGAGGATGATGGTCAAGCAAAGAATGTACACGTTTTGCTGCGGACACGTCGCGGTTAGTCGGCTGAACATAAATGCAAGCGGctaaacatggaatctttagAATCCtcgcgtaaaaaaaaacactggaatTTCTGCGCAGCATCATCAAATCTCGTTAACGTACCACTCTTTTCCTGAATGTTTTGTccgctttttcatttctcaacgGTTCAATCCAAATCTCATCTTCTCCATAGATAGTTTCGTTGAAATAGCATCCAGCGGCtggaaaatggttttttttaatgatgttTCCGTAAAGTACTGTTAGCTAGTAAGCATCATTGTAAGTGAAATGTAAGAATAAAGCTAACCTCTTTCCACAACCTTTTTCAGCGCTCCTCCATAGATGTTACAGTGTAGGATCACAGTACCATTGCTAAGTTTACGCATTTCTCCGAGCTGCATTCGTTGCCCATGACCATCCACACATGCTGAACAGACAGTGGTACGCGTTTTGTGTATTCACAGCCGGTATATGGCAGACATCATCGTGTACGTACCGATCGCTTCATAGCTCATAACACCGTCCTCATTTTCCGCGCATGAAAATACGAAATCCTTGTCCGCAAAAGTGTCACCAACTTTCAGAACGTCACCATCATCTTTGTTTGTCGGAACACATCctaacgaaaagaaaaaacgcatCCAGAATAATTCAGAATAAGGCGAGTTTCACACAATTTCACATAATCTATTTACCTAACGGTACAATTTTCGCTTTAGAATTTCTTCCTTCGTAGATATATTGGAATTTCACGAAATTTTTAACCCATGTCTTCTTTAAAACATATGGTCGAGTAAAATTTCGATCAAAAATAGGTACAGCCGCTACGATTATTGTAACGGAGAAGAAGTAGAGTAGTAACAGTGCAGATAGAATGTGTTGCTTCATTTGGAAGAGTGGAATTAGAGAGGGAACAACGATGGTCAGCCCCGTTATTTATAATGTCCAGTTGATCATCATGGTTTCGAGATTATTTACGCAGCCGTCAAATGTTGGCTTAAATTATCCGCGATTATCTGGACTATGTACGCTATATAGCAGCATATCAACGTTCAAAAGTCGAATTTTAGCTTAAACTAAACGAATACTGGCAGCGCGACAAATAATGGACAGCAGAAATTCGTCTATGGTCCAGAAATGTTTCGTTTTCGTTGGTTCgtgttttttgaagaactgATTCAATTTCAGCGATTTGCATTCTATTCTTTCTCAAACAGTTATTCTAAGATAAACATCATTAGACTTACACTTCTGTGTTTGgtatttcttcgattttccAGCATTTCTTTTAACGACAATTCCAACCGGCGAAAATAAGTCTTGGAAGCCCGGATTAGCTAGGACGAGATGATGAATAAGGTGATTTCCACGGCGTCAGtcaataaaacaatatttgATAGCTTCGTGCAGGGTTGTTCGGCAAGCAATGTGAAGTAAACGATAATATTTAAGTGTTAAGAGCTCAAGTTTTCTTGCCCCTGATAGATTCATTGTGCTTCTGAGGGAATTTCGTAGCAACTTCAGGTCATGCGTTGTAATTTTCTGGATGACTGAGGTGGAGATTTTtatgtttgaatttgaaaaattgtactTTTTGCGGGTGGTGACCAGAAACCTCACTCACTGTTCTCCGGTGGAGGATGTTCCAATCTATTttagattttgaatttttcgaaacaatccatgaaagaaaaatctgcatGAAGCCAGGTATCTATTCTTGCGATGGAAAGACATAAAGGCAATCTGCATTTGTttgcacagaagaaaaaaattcgtattTGTTGCAAAACATATGAGAGGTGAAGTACGTTAGGACGGAAAGTTCGCTGAGTTGTGGGCGCGTCGCGGTTCTCCATGCGAACACATGTATCGGCGACAACACCACTGTATGCATCCAACGAAAAATGCTAATGGTCTCCGGTCTTGAAACCTCGTCGATGTCCCAATTTCTCTGTTTATGGTTTAGAACTAatttatgtcgtttttttcagagaaggcCCTTCGCAGAAAAATCACACAACAGATGCAATGTGGATTATTACATATAACATAAATGAATTGCAATGCTATGCACAATGACTCAAGAATGCCTTAGGATACCGATTAGAGTTGCACTTGTCTTGAAGAAGACCACTCCTGTGCCTCTGGGATCGTTACATTATCTCAATAGATatattttctcaacaaaacaCTCGATGTACACTAAATCTTTATCAATCTGGACAACCTGAAGTGAGAAAACAGTAGTATCTCCGTATACCTCCATACCTAATAAACCTAGACCTTTGATGGCACTTTTTATGACTATCGAAAAAACTTTTTGgctaaaagataaagtgctaTCCCAGCACCCGTTAAGCCCAGCACACTCGCAACTTGTTTTCGAGTCTCATctcgttccttttttctcttttcttccatcATTTGTTCAAAAGTGGGTATCGGATACTTGCGTTGTtgcttttcctggaaaaaagtggttgTACTGtaccataagaaaaaaaggagcattataaatgtgtaaaattaaagaaacgTTATAT
This window of the Necator americanus strain Aroian chromosome III, whole genome shotgun sequence genome carries:
- a CDS encoding hypothetical protein (NECATOR_CHRIII.G9482.T1), yielding MECFRPHFSYYESNVIGCAIGNVGLRFDDIIELNAGKYFKCTQDDDGNLELLSVERDEMSCKMDNQTYAHLSNWTDDSRAAKMSCMYGHLKKMGCFIADRFLPIGQEVRMSNDCIFLCHPQTNVYICDRKLGNWTIEEDGDEQKPIINNFFV
- a CDS encoding hypothetical protein (NECATOR_CHRIII.G9482.T2) gives rise to the protein MSYEAIACVDGHGQRMQLGEMRKLSNGTVILHCNIYGGALKKVVERAAGCYFNETIYGEDEIWIEPLRNEKADKTFRKRVKFTKVKWNENATQLSGRLMECFRPHFSYYESNVIGCAIGNVGLRFDDIIELNAGKYFKCTQDDDGNLELLSVERDEMSCKMDNQTYAHLSNWTDDSRAAKMSCMYGHLKKMGCFIADRFLPIGQEVRMSNDCIFLCHPQTNVYICDRKLGNWTIEEDGDEQKPIINNFFV